The DNA region GTGCAGGGTGCTCATCATGGCGTAGGAGAGCGAGCTGAAGAAGTGCTCGACCATCTCGGTGCTGAGATCGCCGACGCGCTGATAGTTGAACTCGGCCTTAAATTCGATGTGCGGGCGACCGGAGATATCCAGCGCGCAGCGGGCCAGACATTCGTCCATCGGCAGCACAAAGCCAAAGCGGCCGATACCGCGTTTGTCACCGAGCGCCTTCAGCAGCGCTTCGCCGAGGGCCAGACCGGTATCTTCCACCGTGTGGTGATCGTCGATGTAGAGATCGCCTTTGACGTCGATGTGCATGCGGAATCCGCCGTGAACGGCGATCTGATCCAGCATGTGATCGAAGAAACCGACGCCGGTATTAATTTTGCTGCCACCTTCGCGGTCCAGCCAGAGTTCGACACGGACCTGCGTCTCTTTGGTGTTGCGCTGCACCAGCGCATGGCGGTCACGCTGGGTCAGGCGCTGCTGAATGGTCTGCCAGGTCTGGCCCTCTGCGCCGTAGCGAATGGACGGGATACCCATGTTCTCCGCCAGCTGGACGTCGGTCAGGCGATCGCCGATAACGTAGCTGTTGCGGGTGTCCAGTGCGCCCTCGGCCAGCCAGGCCTCCACCATCTTCGTCTTCGGCTTGCGGCAGTCGCAGTGATCGTCCGGCATATGCGGACAGATCAGCACATCGTCAAAGGCGATGCCCTGCGACGTCAGAATCTGCATCATCAGATTGTGCGGGCCATCGAAATCGGCCTGCGGGAATCGGGAGGTGCCAAGCCCATCCTGGTTGGTGATCATCACCAGGCGATAACCGGCGGCCTGCAGCGCCAGCAGCGCCGGGATAACGTCTGGCTCAAACGCCAGCTTATCCATACGGTCCACCTGAAAATCTTCAGGTGGCTCAGAGATTAACGTACCGTCGCGGTCGATAAAAAGGGTCTTCTGGCTCATGCTTGCTCCACAGAAAAGGCTTGCAGCGCGGCGATCACTCGCCCGCACTCTTCACGCGTGCCGATGGAGATGCGCAGGCATCCCGACAGGCCCGGATTTTTGTTCTGATCACGCAGGATAATGCCCTGATCCCATAAGGTTTTGAAGACTTTTGGTGAATCGGTAAAGCGTGCCAGCACATAGTTGGTTTCACTGGGGAAAACCTGCACGACGCAGGCCAGCTTCGCCAGTTCAGCCAGCAGCCAGCCGCGATTGTCATTCAGCTGGGCCACATGCTCACGCATCAGGGCGATGCCCTGTTCGCTCAGGGCCTGACCCGCCACATCCGCCACCGGCGTCGCCAGCGGATAGGGCGCGATCACCTTCATCAGCAGATCGATCACCGGTTTGTTCGCCAGCGCAAAGCCGCAGCGCAGCCCTGCCAGCGCAAAGGCTTTGGAGAGCGTGCGCAGGATCACCAGGTGCGGATACGC from Pantoea deleyi includes:
- the hisB gene encoding bifunctional histidinol-phosphatase/imidazoleglycerol-phosphate dehydratase HisB, yielding MSQKTLFIDRDGTLISEPPEDFQVDRMDKLAFEPDVIPALLALQAAGYRLVMITNQDGLGTSRFPQADFDGPHNLMMQILTSQGIAFDDVLICPHMPDDHCDCRKPKTKMVEAWLAEGALDTRNSYVIGDRLTDVQLAENMGIPSIRYGAEGQTWQTIQQRLTQRDRHALVQRNTKETQVRVELWLDREGGSKINTGVGFFDHMLDQIAVHGGFRMHIDVKGDLYIDDHHTVEDTGLALGEALLKALGDKRGIGRFGFVLPMDECLARCALDISGRPHIEFKAEFNYQRVGDLSTEMVEHFFSSLSYAMMSTLHLKTKGKNDHHRVESLFKAFGRTLRQAIRVEGNTLPSSKGVL